The DNA segment GGTGACGCCGCTGTTGGTGCCCGGCTGGCGGATGCGCCAGGAGGAAAACCGGGTTCGAAACCGCGACAGCGAGTTTCCCAGCTTTATTCGGGCACTCGGTGCCGTCGAAAGCGTCAAACAGGCATCGACGGGGAGCGTCCTCGAGAGTCTACGACACAAGGATTTCGGCTCGCTTACGAAAAACGTCGACTCGCTGTACAAGCGACTCAACATGCGAATCGACGACGTTCGATCCTGGCGGCTGTTTGCTGCCGAAACCGGTTCGTACCTGATTCAGAAGTTCGGCGATATGTACGTCGTCGGCCGGCAGATGGGTGGTGATCCGAAGCTGCTGGGGCAGGTCATCAGCAAAAACCAGAACCAGGTGCTGAAGGTTCGAGAAAAGCGCCAGCAGGCGACGACGACCCTCATCGGCGTGCTGTACGGGATCACGGCCTCGAGCGTCTTCGCTTTTTTCATCGGTCTCGAGGTCGTCGAGATCATGATGGACATCACCGCCGAGATGGATCTGGAACAAGAGATCGTGGGCGACCTTTTGAGCACCGAACAGTACAACCTCGCGATGATCGAGTACCTGTTGATCATGACGATTTTCATCAACGCGATGCTGTCGGCGATCATGATTCGGCTGACCGACCGCGGCCACCTCGTGAGCGGACTGGTTCATTTCGTGTTCATGACGTGGCTGGGTGCGATCGTCGCCGCGACGACGACGTACGTGGTCAATGCGGTCGTCTCGGTCTGATCGTCTGGAGTGTCGGTCACCGTCGCTATTTTCACAGCCGATCGTCGTCTCCTCCAAAAGACCCATAGCCCTCTCGGTCTTTCGTCCACGCATGACCGACGGTATCGACGTGGATTTCGGTGATGATGGCCTCGTTCCGGCCGTCGCACAGGACGCCGACTCGGGCGAGGTGTTGATGCTCGCGTACGTGTCGCCGGCGGCCCTCGAGGCGACGCTCGAGACCGGCGTCGCACATTACTACTCCAGAAGTCGGGACGAACTCTGGCAGAAAGGCAAGACGAGCGGTCACACCCAGTCGATTCAGGAGGTTCGCGTCGACTGTGACGCCGACACCCTGTTGTATCTCGTCGATCAGGAAGGCGGGGCCTGCCACACGGGTCACCGGTCGTGTTTCTATCGGACGGTCGACGGTGAAAACGTCGGCGAACAGGTGTTCGATCCGGAGGCCGTTTACGAGTAGTCATGGGTGACACTGGTCAGCCCTCGGGGGGTGGGGAAACGGTTGAGTCGGCGGCTGGCGACGGAACGGACCCGGCGAGGCGACTCGAGCACGCTCGCGACCGACTCGAGCGGGCGGAACGAGCCCTCGAGGAGGCTGGGGGTCGCG comes from the Natronosalvus amylolyticus genome and includes:
- the hisI gene encoding phosphoribosyl-AMP cyclohydrolase, with product MTDGIDVDFGDDGLVPAVAQDADSGEVLMLAYVSPAALEATLETGVAHYYSRSRDELWQKGKTSGHTQSIQEVRVDCDADTLLYLVDQEGGACHTGHRSCFYRTVDGENVGEQVFDPEAVYE